A single genomic interval of Lathyrus oleraceus cultivar Zhongwan6 chromosome 7, CAAS_Psat_ZW6_1.0, whole genome shotgun sequence harbors:
- the LOC127101979 gene encoding uncharacterized protein LOC127101979: MKRMREPSKRKSKKKTLKLGEPSTTSTPTPLDSPISSKSQPSETPTLKLRQLSSSPPLQASTYTPSKPTTSTSNPSESHHSNSPSHPLQTFNLTTTTLPISKALLFNAPISPPSSIPSSPPYYDVSSDSDHPKPYDPQSPTLAQLQSHALSDPNPFDPETYIPSPSKPQPEQPSEPQTEPPNKFVSEPQTTQTSDSPTETNPIPPETILPASDPEPTLLTLEEAVALFAESSVEKIRSLSTNSKLSDNPSEVRIH, from the coding sequence atgaagaggatgcgagagccTTCTAAAAGAAAGTCGAAGAAGAAGACTTTGAAGTTGGGAGAACCATCTACAACCAGCACGCCTACGCCTTTGGACTCTCCTATCTCAAGTAAGTCTCAACCCTCTGAAACACCTACTTTGAAATTAAGACAACTATCTTCCTCCCCGCCTCTACAAGCTTCCACGTATACCCCCTCTAAACCCACAACCTCCACCTCAAATCCCTCTGAATCTCATCACTCTAACTCACCCTCACATCCCCTCCAAACTTTTAATCTCACCACCACAACACTACCTATCTCTAAGGCCTTACTCTTCAATGCACCCATATCACCACCTTCTTCAATTCCCTCCTCTCCACCTTACTATGACGTATCTTCTGATTCTGACCATCCAAAACCATATGATCCTCAATCCCCGACGCTTGCTCAACTCCAATCCCACGCTCTCTCTGACCCAAACCCATTTGATCCAGAAACCTACATCCCTTCCCCATCTAAACCCCAACCCGAACAACCATCTGAACCTCAAACAGAACCACCCAACAAATTTGTGTCTGAACCCCAAACTACCCAAACATCTGACTCTCCCACTGAAACCAACCCGATCCCTCCAGAAACTATCCTTCCTGCCTCTGACCCAGAACCAACTCTCCTCACCCTGGAAGAGGCAGTTGCCTTATTTGCTGAGTCTTCAGTGGAGAAGATTAGATCACTATCTACAAACTCTAAACTAAGTGATAATCCCTCTGAAGTGAGGATTCACTAG